In Xiphias gladius isolate SHS-SW01 ecotype Sanya breed wild chromosome 6, ASM1685928v1, whole genome shotgun sequence, a single genomic region encodes these proteins:
- the hps3 gene encoding Hermansky-Pudlak syndrome 3 protein, which produces MVHVYNCHPFASQQIVQVEQEPGLVCCGGGTLFVVAAGGCKVEAYSLEEEGCPLICRFATMGSVRRIQHSKMGDYLVTIEEKNSATYLRAYTNWRYQAEERARVGVRLLGHLLRGASVRGGVQMEIIEIPLSERPVAVACCPITGDLLVGCENTLVLFTLRRQNQQNLQNQSQQNLQSPWLNTQQSPSQSQGQTPSSNQNFSILDFERSVIVHLPKIKPKQVALCGGYVAVQAELEVLVLKLDASCEQKTLDESLDQKTDHHEDLTDFMLIPRHQELLGDRAKDCDIPVSIEKTGLEDKGQYTLSYVLFRRFTPEFFQGCGVEEMQLHSLQLYPLFTGNQSVPAEEPVCVFCFVSLPSAGYLYSLKGGVELLSAYQYPEKVLEAVLTDHLLHVITKSALQCFTVRCAALAARIEDPYIDTTMKYKPVLLCVCVCICVCVVYFSKLKEHTMLTGIFLAVGIDPATTPALESLLSRPFLSRKWTISSPKETSAAGHGWNLYVVDTVSPLTLYQEMVEYSQHYAETNPQARSLQHLLSEAHLLLRASLLQTSEQQQQNSEGDSTVSLQKDTDRQPERQTAAQTDRQELEEALRQNCAQLGDCYSRGSQKDCHLALPYYRMSGLSCTEVIARNRPLPSSPCSYGPGFLFYLTHYLLEETEQSLSQESADEVIDIFSQSDPSELIGVCASPSMINISPARTLRILQNLEDTAGVSVPLTITMATMMLRLDDLPQYTQLMARHAEMLLVYGFIEEPRLLLHGGGGGRHIQIRPTALARQLAKSHPALLVAGMVALHENHKVQLEQADHIFKELGYENCLQVDFWEATLMASSQEAVIQELLFRLASVYIDRLTYTNSDTHSGPPHASHRHGSLKSADDLINSYSHFGALYPWLTVLSPPRPTSLQHQEALHKLQSLLCGPSLSVGSVLPLLERLSEETLWGFSLHLLSATRRGQYERSIEKLLDRCPQAIIAYANHQLQDKNMALWWQKLLPELCNRTRAAADNGILLAALKETLVVVAMETSPAEFLELMPDDGTAAYFLPHLLTCSQRHLLA; this is translated from the exons GTGGAAGCGTAcagtctggaggaggagggctgcCCTCTCATCTGTCGCTTTGCCACCATGGGCTCTGTGAGGAGGATCCAGCACAGCAAGATGG GAGACTACCTGGTGACCATTGAGGAAAAGAACAGCGCCACCTACCTGAGAGCCTACACCAACTGGCGATACCAG GCCGAAGAGAGAGCCCGTGTCGGGGTGCGTTTGCTGGGCCACCTGCTGCGCGGGGCATCTGTGCGGGGCGGAGTACAGATGGAGATCATTGAGATCCCTCTGTCGGAGCGTCCCGTTGCCGTGGCGTGTTGCCCGATCACAGGAGACCTCCTGGTCGGCTGCGAGAACACTCTGGTTCTGTTTACTTTGAGGAGGCAGAACCAGCAGAACCTG cagaatcaGAGTCAGCAGAACCTTCAGAGCCCCTGGCTGAACACTCAGCAGAGCCCCAGTCAGAGTCAAG GTCAGACCCCAAGTTCAAACCAGAATTTTTCCATCCTGGACTTTGAACGCTCGGTCATCGTGCATCTTCCAAAAATCAAACCTAAACAG gtggcGCTGTGTGGAGGGTATGTAGCAGTGCAGGCAGAGCTGGAGGTGCTGGTACTGAAACTGGATGCATCTTGTGAACAGAAAACCCTGGACGAATCATTGGACCAAAAAA CGGATCATCACGAAGACCTGACCGACTTTATGCTCATTCCGAGGCACCAGGAGTTGCTCGGCGATCGAGCCAAAGACTGCGACATCCCTGTCAGCATTGAAAAGACCGGGCTGGAGGACAAAGGGCAATACACACTGTCATATGTCcttttcag GCGTTTTACTCCAGAGTTCTTCCAAGGCTGCGGTGTGGAGGAGATGCAACTCCACTCCCTGCAGCTCTACCCGCTTTTCACCG gtaaCCAGTCGGTGCCCGCGGAAGAACcggtgtgtgtgttctgcttCGTCTCTCTCCCCAGCGCCGGCTACCTGTACAGTCTGAAGGGTGGAGTCGAGCTGCTCTCAGCCTATCAATATCCAGAGAAGGTCCTGGAGGCGGTGCTAACAGACCACCTGTTGCACGTGATAACAAA GAGTGCGCTGCAGTGTTTCACCGTGCGATGTGCAGCTCTAGCAGCCAGGATTGAAGACCCCTACATCGATACCACCATGAAG TATAAAcctgttttactgtgtgtgtgtgtgtgtatatgtgtgtgtgttgtgtattttaGCAAGTTGAAAGAACACACCATGCTGACTGGTATTTTCCTGGCGGTGGGAATCGATCCCGCAACCACGCCGGCTCTGGAGAGCCTTCTGTCACGCCCCTTCCT GAGCAGGAAGTGGACAATCTCTTCTCCCAAAGAAACCAGCGCAGCAGGACACGGATGGAACCTGTATGTGGTCGACACCGTCTCCCCCCTCACTCTCTACCAAGAGATG GTTGAATACAGCCAGCACTACGCGGAGACCAACCCACAGGCCCGAAGCCTTCAGCACCTGCTCAGCGAAGCTCACCTCCTCCTCCGCGCCTCCTTACTCCAAacatcagagcagcagcagcagaacagcGAGGGCGACTCCACCGTGTCTctgcagaaagacacagacaggcagcctgagagacagacagctgcacagacggacagacaagAACTGGAGGAGGCACTCAGGCAGAACTGTGCACAGCTGGGAGACTGTTACAGCAG GGGTAGCCAGAAGGACTGCCACCTGGCTTTACCGTACTACAGGATGTCTGGTCTGTCGTGCACAGAGGTCATTGCCAGGAACCGCCCACTCCCCAGCAGCCCTTGCTCCTATGGCCCCGGCTTCCTGTTTTACCTGACACATTACCTGTTAgaagaaacagagcagagccTCAGCCAG GAATCAGCCGATGAGGTCATAGACATTTTTAGCCAATCAGATCCCTCGGAGCTCATCGGCGTGTGCGCCAGCCCGTCCATGATAAACATCAGTCCCGCGCGGACGCTGCGAATTTTACAAAATCTGGAGGACACGGCGGGCGTGTCGGTTCCGCTGAcaatcaccatggcaaccatgATGCTGCGTTTGGACGACCTGCCACAGTACACACAGCTAATGGCCAGACACGCTGAG ATGCTGCTGGTGTACGGTTTCATCGAGGAGCCGAGGCTGCTGCTTCACGGCGGAGGTGGAGGTCGGCACATACAAATCCGTCCCACAGCGCTGGCGCGCCAGCTGGCAAAGTCCCATCCAGCTCTACTGGTGGCTGGCATGGTGGCTCTTCATGAGAACCACAAAGTTCAGCTGGAACAGGCTGATCACATattcaag GAGCTGGGCTACGAGAACTGCTTACAGGTGGACTTCTGGGAGGCGACGCTCATGGCCTCTTCGCAGGAAGCTGTCATCCAGGAGCTTCTGTTCCGACTGGCTTCTGTCTACATCGATCGACTGACATACACAAACTCGGATACACACTCCGGCCCTCCGCACGCGTCTCATAGACACGGGTCGCTGAAGAGCGCTGACGATCTG ATCAACTCGTACTCCCACTTCGGTGCTCTGTACCCGTGGCTCACCGTTCTCAGCCCCCCTCGCCCTACCAGCCTCCAGCACCAGGAGGCGTTACACAAACTGCAG TCTCTCCTGTGCGGCCCGTCCTTGTCCGTTGGTTCTGTCCTGCCGCTGCTGGAGCGTCTGTCCGAGGAAACCTTGTGGGGCTTTAGCCTGCACCTCCTCAGCGCCACCAGAAGGGGGCAGTACGAGCGCAGCATTGAGAAGTTGCTGGACAGATGTCCCCAGGCCATCATAGCCTACGCCAATCACCAGCTACAAGACAAAAACATG GCATTATGGTGGCAGAAGCTGCTCCCGGAGCTTTGTAACCGGACGAGAGCTGCCGCGGACAACGGCATCCTATTGGCTGCTCTCAAAG AGACGCTGGTGGTGGTGGCCATGGAGACGAGCCCCGCGGAGTTCCTGGAGCTCATGCCCGACGACGGCACGGCCGCGTACTTCCTGCCTCACCTGTTGACGTGCAGCCAGAGACACCTGCTGGCCTGA
- the LOC120790376 gene encoding uncharacterized protein LOC120790376 isoform X1, with protein sequence MKLGEKKAALLATTENIEMELFSSEEPCLVITTQEGEKEEEHSFHQGHPEHPLALDCEEEPEPEVQTQPRQQAKPKSEPPAREETEHRPPAPGFTEEIEIEMEVFPPLRASEIELVEIKSDDPSIMTPPSPNKISRVKWKRVIPQKTGLVVKDVVCLPRGHYLAQLERHVMPQGKGQASLVAMGMAARITIDYSWSANQMESRLATLFRGQFVKRAEQRFSFTYLQCVQGSSVLFVPDTPAEGWTGEQALRISGHGPLYIFTHQEYPEQAESESSASEAPVVNRKEFCLEASTESCQDEDNERGRQTEPRVRRTTEEFTLDLDTVLRLFRQENMDRDVETRIHVRRRDLLHSALKVVRRPGFCFRTTPVISFSGEETDGHEGPLREFFRLTLLELQQSSVFEGQPGRLFLTYDLTALEDGKYYQAGVLIGWSLAQGGPGPRCLHPALYKLMCGCSTSLEDFSWKDIVDAEVQIRLQQLHSCTDVKLLSPSLCDWVSSCGIPGIYSARSDEVPAIYIRLVKHYIYHRVASMISQFTEGLNSCGGLWDTVQSHWEVFVPVMTSARREPLTLEEFKQLFTVCYSHLDSELRAAEEATAGHWETVLTFVSNGRADFSFEDVLAFVTGADHLPPLGFPRLISLRFYSQDGLPHTSTCALELFLPRAVAGAADLLALLSRAVHEALGFARLQTEGEAEDGRTEVMTSLGTGSPPGHLMSC encoded by the exons ATGAAGTTGGGTGAGAAGAAGGCGGCATTGCTGGCCACCACAGAGAACATTGAGATGGAGCTGTTCTCTTCAGAGGAGCCCTGCCTGGTGATAACAACacaggagggggagaaggaggaagaacaCAGCTTTCACCAG GGACACCCGGAGCATCCTCTGGCCCTTGACTGTGAGGAGGAACCAGAGCCTGAGGTCCAGACCCAACCCAGGCAGCAGGCCAAGCCCAAATCAGAGCCCCCCGCAAGGGAAGAGACTGAGCACAGGCCTCCTGCCCCAGGCTTCACGGAGGAAATAGAGATAGAAATGGAG GTGTTTCCTCCCCTCAGAGCGTCTGAGATTGAGCTAGTGGAGATAAAGTCGGACGACCCTTCCATCATGACCCCG CCATCGCCAAACAAAATTAGTCGTGTCAAATGGAAGAGAGTGATTCCGCAGAAAACTGGACTGGTGGTCAAAGATGTGGTCTGTCTACCAAGGGGACACTACCTGGCACAGCTGGAGAG ACATGTCATGCCACAAGGCAAAGGACAAGCATCTCTAGTGGCCATGGGAATGGCTGCTCGTATCACCATTGACTACAGTTGGTCAGCGAATCAGATGGAGAGTCGGTTGGCGACGCTCTTCAGGGGGCAGTTTGTGAAACGGGCAGAACAAAGGTTCTCCTTCACATAtctacag TGCGTGCAGGGCTCCAGCGTGCTGTTTGTCCCAGACACCCCTGCAGAGGGCTGGACCGGAGAGCAGGCTCTCAGGATCTCTGGACACGGCCCTTTGTATATCTTCACCCACCAGGAATACCCAGAG CAGGCAGAGTCTGAGAGTTCAGCAAGCGAGGCACCCGTGGTGAACAG GAAGGAGTTCTGTCTTGAGGCCAGCACAGAGAGCTGCCAAGATGAAGACAATGAGCGGGGCAGACAGACCGAGCCTCGTGTTCGCAGGACCACAGAGGAG TTCACACTCGACCTGGACACCGTCCTGAGACTGTTCAGGCAGGAGAACATGGATCGAGACGTGGAAACCCGCATCCATGTGAGGAGGAGAGACCTGCTCCACAGCGCTCTGAAGGTGGTGAGGAGGCCGGGTTTCTGTTTCAGGACGACGCCCGTCATCTCCTTCAGCGGAGAGGAGACCGACGGCCACGAGGGGCCTCTCAGAGAGTTCTTCAG GTTGACTCTTCTCGAGCTGCAGCAAAGTTCTGTCTTCGAGGGTCAACCGGGACGCTTGTTTCTGACCTATGACCTCACGGCTCTTGAAGACGGGAAGTATTACCAAGCAGGTGTTCTTATTGGCTGGTCTCTGGCTCAGGGCGGGCCTGGACCTCGTTGTCTACACCCTGCACTCTACAAG TTGATGTGTGGCTGCAGTACATCTTTGGAAGACTTCAGCTGGAAAGATATTGTCGACGCCGAAGTACAGATCCGACTGCaacag CTGCATAGTTGTACTGATGTGAAGCTGCTGTCTCCCAGTCTGTGTGACTGGGTGTCGAGCTGCGGGATCCCTGGAATCTATTCGGCCCGTTCTGATGAAGTACCAGCCATCTATATCCGCCTGGTCAAACACTACATCTACCACAG GGTGGCCAGTATGATCTCCCAGTTCACCGAGGGGCTGAACAGCTGCGGTGGATTGTGGGATACGGTACAGTCCCACTGGGAGGTGTTTGTGCCAGTGATGACGAGCGCACGGCGGGAGCCTCTGACCCTGGAAGAGTTCAAACAGCTCTTCACCGTCTGCTACAGCCATCTAGACTCTGAGCTGAGGGCAGCTGAGGAGGCAACAGCCGGACACTGGGAAACGGTCCTCACCTTCGTCAGCA ATGGTCGGGCAGATTTTTCCTTTGAAGACGTCCTCGCCTTCGTCACAGGAGCTGACCACCTGCCTCCTCTTGGGTTCCCCAGGTTGATCTCCCTGCGTTTTTACTCCCAG GACGGTCTGCCCCACACCTCCACCTGTGCTCTTGAGCTCTTTCTGCCGCGGGCAGTGGCGGGGGCTGCGGATCTGTTGGCACTGCTGAGCCGAGCCGTGCACGAGGCCCTGGGCTTTGCACGTCTCCAGAcggagggagaggcagaggacgGCCGCACAGAAGTGATGACAAGTTTAGGAACTGGAAGCCCCCCTGGACACCTCATGTCCTGCTGA
- the LOC120790376 gene encoding uncharacterized protein LOC120790376 isoform X2 — protein MKLGEKKAALLATTENIEMELFSSEEPCLVITTQEGEKEEEHSFHQGHPEHPLALDCEEEPEPEVQTQPRQQAKPKSEPPAREETEHRPPAPGFTEEIEIEMEVFPPLRASEIELVEIKSDDPSIMTPPSPNKISRVKWKRVIPQKTGLVVKDVVCLPRGHYLAQLERHVMPQGKGQASLVAMGMAARITIDYSWSANQMESRLATLFRGQFVKRAEQRFSFTYLQCVQGSSVLFVPDTPAEGWTGEQALRISGHGPLYIFTHQEYPEAESESSASEAPVVNRKEFCLEASTESCQDEDNERGRQTEPRVRRTTEEFTLDLDTVLRLFRQENMDRDVETRIHVRRRDLLHSALKVVRRPGFCFRTTPVISFSGEETDGHEGPLREFFRLTLLELQQSSVFEGQPGRLFLTYDLTALEDGKYYQAGVLIGWSLAQGGPGPRCLHPALYKLMCGCSTSLEDFSWKDIVDAEVQIRLQQLHSCTDVKLLSPSLCDWVSSCGIPGIYSARSDEVPAIYIRLVKHYIYHRVASMISQFTEGLNSCGGLWDTVQSHWEVFVPVMTSARREPLTLEEFKQLFTVCYSHLDSELRAAEEATAGHWETVLTFVSNGRADFSFEDVLAFVTGADHLPPLGFPRLISLRFYSQDGLPHTSTCALELFLPRAVAGAADLLALLSRAVHEALGFARLQTEGEAEDGRTEVMTSLGTGSPPGHLMSC, from the exons ATGAAGTTGGGTGAGAAGAAGGCGGCATTGCTGGCCACCACAGAGAACATTGAGATGGAGCTGTTCTCTTCAGAGGAGCCCTGCCTGGTGATAACAACacaggagggggagaaggaggaagaacaCAGCTTTCACCAG GGACACCCGGAGCATCCTCTGGCCCTTGACTGTGAGGAGGAACCAGAGCCTGAGGTCCAGACCCAACCCAGGCAGCAGGCCAAGCCCAAATCAGAGCCCCCCGCAAGGGAAGAGACTGAGCACAGGCCTCCTGCCCCAGGCTTCACGGAGGAAATAGAGATAGAAATGGAG GTGTTTCCTCCCCTCAGAGCGTCTGAGATTGAGCTAGTGGAGATAAAGTCGGACGACCCTTCCATCATGACCCCG CCATCGCCAAACAAAATTAGTCGTGTCAAATGGAAGAGAGTGATTCCGCAGAAAACTGGACTGGTGGTCAAAGATGTGGTCTGTCTACCAAGGGGACACTACCTGGCACAGCTGGAGAG ACATGTCATGCCACAAGGCAAAGGACAAGCATCTCTAGTGGCCATGGGAATGGCTGCTCGTATCACCATTGACTACAGTTGGTCAGCGAATCAGATGGAGAGTCGGTTGGCGACGCTCTTCAGGGGGCAGTTTGTGAAACGGGCAGAACAAAGGTTCTCCTTCACATAtctacag TGCGTGCAGGGCTCCAGCGTGCTGTTTGTCCCAGACACCCCTGCAGAGGGCTGGACCGGAGAGCAGGCTCTCAGGATCTCTGGACACGGCCCTTTGTATATCTTCACCCACCAGGAATACCCAGAG GCAGAGTCTGAGAGTTCAGCAAGCGAGGCACCCGTGGTGAACAG GAAGGAGTTCTGTCTTGAGGCCAGCACAGAGAGCTGCCAAGATGAAGACAATGAGCGGGGCAGACAGACCGAGCCTCGTGTTCGCAGGACCACAGAGGAG TTCACACTCGACCTGGACACCGTCCTGAGACTGTTCAGGCAGGAGAACATGGATCGAGACGTGGAAACCCGCATCCATGTGAGGAGGAGAGACCTGCTCCACAGCGCTCTGAAGGTGGTGAGGAGGCCGGGTTTCTGTTTCAGGACGACGCCCGTCATCTCCTTCAGCGGAGAGGAGACCGACGGCCACGAGGGGCCTCTCAGAGAGTTCTTCAG GTTGACTCTTCTCGAGCTGCAGCAAAGTTCTGTCTTCGAGGGTCAACCGGGACGCTTGTTTCTGACCTATGACCTCACGGCTCTTGAAGACGGGAAGTATTACCAAGCAGGTGTTCTTATTGGCTGGTCTCTGGCTCAGGGCGGGCCTGGACCTCGTTGTCTACACCCTGCACTCTACAAG TTGATGTGTGGCTGCAGTACATCTTTGGAAGACTTCAGCTGGAAAGATATTGTCGACGCCGAAGTACAGATCCGACTGCaacag CTGCATAGTTGTACTGATGTGAAGCTGCTGTCTCCCAGTCTGTGTGACTGGGTGTCGAGCTGCGGGATCCCTGGAATCTATTCGGCCCGTTCTGATGAAGTACCAGCCATCTATATCCGCCTGGTCAAACACTACATCTACCACAG GGTGGCCAGTATGATCTCCCAGTTCACCGAGGGGCTGAACAGCTGCGGTGGATTGTGGGATACGGTACAGTCCCACTGGGAGGTGTTTGTGCCAGTGATGACGAGCGCACGGCGGGAGCCTCTGACCCTGGAAGAGTTCAAACAGCTCTTCACCGTCTGCTACAGCCATCTAGACTCTGAGCTGAGGGCAGCTGAGGAGGCAACAGCCGGACACTGGGAAACGGTCCTCACCTTCGTCAGCA ATGGTCGGGCAGATTTTTCCTTTGAAGACGTCCTCGCCTTCGTCACAGGAGCTGACCACCTGCCTCCTCTTGGGTTCCCCAGGTTGATCTCCCTGCGTTTTTACTCCCAG GACGGTCTGCCCCACACCTCCACCTGTGCTCTTGAGCTCTTTCTGCCGCGGGCAGTGGCGGGGGCTGCGGATCTGTTGGCACTGCTGAGCCGAGCCGTGCACGAGGCCCTGGGCTTTGCACGTCTCCAGAcggagggagaggcagaggacgGCCGCACAGAAGTGATGACAAGTTTAGGAACTGGAAGCCCCCCTGGACACCTCATGTCCTGCTGA